A region of Anopheles arabiensis isolate DONGOLA chromosome Y unlocalized genomic scaffold, AaraD3 chrY_contig0002, whole genome shotgun sequence DNA encodes the following proteins:
- the LOC120906980 gene encoding uncharacterized protein LOC120906980, producing the protein MSYSMKSANPELEVADVKHSIIAMMLSKKTLKYDIRRIQFRHFAQHKQVQLNNVLLEEKSSSHVFAISLCTSSHKTNELHTAVESNSCHDIVLQNGQQSGPP; encoded by the exons ATGAGTT ACTCAATGAAATCGGCCAATCCAGAACTGGAAGTTGCCGATGTAAAGCATTCCATAATCGCTATGATGCTTTCAAAGAAAACGTTAAAATACGATATAAGGCGAATTCAGTTCCGTCATTTTGCGCAGCATAAACAAGTACAGCTCAACAACGTTTTGTTAGAGGAGAAATCATCCAGCCATGTTTTCGCAATCAGCCTGTGTACAA GTTCACATAAAACAAATGAGCTGCACACCGCTGTCGAAAGTAATTCTTGCCATGATATCGTCCTGCAGAACGGACAACAATCAGGCCCTCCATAA